From Novipirellula artificiosorum, the proteins below share one genomic window:
- a CDS encoding DUF7133 domain-containing protein: MQLVRLLLLSVFWGAFSLLSAVAIEPDAVAKPTSAGLPENAGLLPQAAAAAMTVPDGFQVQLAAGEPMVHQPIAMAFDARGRLRIAEAHTYPVRAPQGQGEDRIVILEDTDQDGLFDARKVFVEGLNLVSGMELGFGGVWVGAAPYLMFLPDRDGDDRPDSAHYVGKISDHAWWGGRNDAARHDDTAAAGGGHAHCGAMIYLGDNWPDSYRGSILMDNIHGNRINNDILHRRGSGYLASHGHDFLFANDQWFRGINLKYALDGTVYLIDWYDKNACHRADQESWDRTNGRVYRISYGEAKTRPVDLSKESNDSLVALHLHKHEWFARMARKILQQRSSKLQDRSSLTASLEQIAFSDAAVPLRLRAIWTLQACGLLSPVHRDRLRQEQGDESEYLRAWAVQLDAPDGKADDLDALADLAASDPSPVVRLALASLLQRLPLDDRWTILEHLLSHAVDVADHNLPLMLWYATEPLVRDDTTRSLALAMQSEIPIVRQYIYRRAAADPTAINTLLIALGEVDNLDAQKGMLVEITTAIKTQGRLKMPPQWPAVYESLAASTDAAVRSQAQFLTVKFGDASLFPKLREIATNAEVELAVRRSAIDALISGKDPLVFSLLLQLLDVPEFRQKAVRGLAGGSELVIAETLVDRYSLFSNQEKADAGKCHANRSTAGPRQVKIEKQVSKTSRLHSRKVHGIYA; the protein is encoded by the coding sequence ATGCAGCTTGTCAGATTGCTTCTTCTCAGCGTTTTTTGGGGCGCATTTTCCCTTTTGTCGGCCGTTGCAATCGAGCCCGACGCGGTTGCCAAGCCAACGTCAGCGGGGCTCCCCGAAAATGCAGGCCTGTTGCCCCAAGCCGCCGCGGCAGCGATGACGGTTCCGGACGGCTTTCAGGTACAACTGGCTGCTGGGGAACCGATGGTGCACCAGCCGATCGCAATGGCCTTTGATGCTCGCGGGCGGCTTCGGATTGCCGAGGCCCACACGTATCCGGTTCGGGCTCCCCAAGGCCAGGGCGAAGATCGAATCGTAATCCTCGAAGACACCGACCAAGACGGCTTGTTCGATGCTCGCAAGGTATTCGTCGAAGGATTGAATTTGGTCAGCGGCATGGAGCTTGGGTTCGGTGGCGTCTGGGTGGGTGCCGCTCCTTACTTGATGTTCCTTCCCGATCGAGATGGCGATGATCGGCCGGATAGCGCTCACTACGTTGGCAAGATTAGCGATCATGCATGGTGGGGCGGACGCAATGACGCGGCGCGGCATGACGATACCGCAGCCGCTGGTGGAGGGCATGCTCATTGTGGAGCCATGATTTACTTGGGCGACAATTGGCCCGATTCGTATCGAGGTTCCATTTTGATGGACAATATTCATGGCAATCGGATCAATAACGACATCCTTCATCGCAGAGGCAGTGGCTATCTCGCTTCGCACGGCCACGATTTTCTGTTTGCCAATGACCAATGGTTCCGTGGCATCAATCTAAAATACGCTCTGGACGGCACGGTCTACCTGATCGATTGGTACGACAAGAACGCATGTCACCGTGCCGATCAAGAGAGTTGGGATCGGACCAATGGTCGTGTTTATCGGATCAGCTATGGCGAAGCGAAGACCCGCCCAGTCGATCTATCGAAGGAATCGAACGATTCACTTGTCGCACTTCATTTGCATAAGCATGAGTGGTTCGCGCGGATGGCTCGGAAGATTCTGCAACAGCGATCAAGCAAGTTGCAGGACCGCTCGTCGTTGACCGCATCGCTGGAGCAAATCGCCTTTAGCGATGCTGCGGTGCCGCTTCGTTTGAGAGCGATTTGGACCTTGCAGGCATGCGGTCTTTTATCGCCCGTCCATCGTGATCGTCTTCGCCAAGAACAAGGGGATGAATCGGAATACTTGCGGGCATGGGCGGTTCAGCTCGATGCACCCGATGGGAAAGCGGACGATCTCGATGCGCTTGCCGACTTGGCTGCTTCCGATCCGTCGCCCGTCGTTCGCTTGGCACTCGCCAGTTTGCTGCAGCGTCTACCGCTCGATGACCGCTGGACAATTCTGGAACACCTGCTGAGTCATGCCGTCGACGTGGCGGACCACAATCTGCCGCTGATGCTTTGGTACGCGACGGAACCTTTGGTGCGGGATGACACGACCCGCTCGTTGGCTTTGGCCATGCAATCCGAGATTCCGATCGTGCGTCAGTACATTTATCGACGCGCCGCTGCCGATCCGACGGCGATCAACACCCTTTTGATTGCGCTGGGTGAGGTGGACAACCTCGACGCCCAGAAAGGGATGCTCGTAGAAATCACAACCGCGATCAAAACACAAGGCCGTTTGAAGATGCCTCCGCAGTGGCCGGCGGTCTATGAATCGTTGGCGGCCAGCACGGATGCCGCGGTGCGCAGCCAAGCACAATTCCTCACCGTCAAGTTTGGCGACGCATCCCTCTTTCCAAAACTGCGTGAAATTGCAACCAATGCGGAGGTGGAGCTCGCGGTGCGACGTAGCGCAATCGATGCACTGATCAGCGGGAAGGATCCCTTGGTTTTTTCGCTCTTGTTGCAACTGCTTGATGTCCCAGAGTTTCGTCAAAAGGCAGTCCGAGGGCTTGCCGGGGGGAGTGAACTTGTGATCGCGGAAACCCTTGTCGATCGCTATAGCCTGTTTTCGAACCAGGAGAAAGCCGATGCCGGAAAGTGCCACGCAAATCGATCCACAGCCGGGCCGCGTCAAGTGAAGATCGAGAAGCAAGTGAGTAAGACGTCGAGACTCCATTCGCGGAAGGTCCATGGGATTTATGCGTGA
- the serC gene encoding 3-phosphoserine/phosphohydroxythreonine transaminase: MNATATDSNAITGRVFNFSAGPAAMPAPVLKQLQEELLCLPGAGASLMELSHRGQVFTDILHDAEGTIRALYGISDDYAVLFLQGGAALQFSMIPANLIRGNGKTAQYLVTGSWAKKALGEAKKEGNVEVIYDAKDSNYDHVPSPSDYKVREDAAYLYHCSNETIQGVQFGEEPACPAGVPLVCDASSDLLSRPLEINKYGILYACAQKNAGPAGVTVVIIRRDLLDHAPADLAGYMTYKNHADNDSMWNTPPTFAVWALGKVARWLADDIGGLEAMQKINEQKAKRLYDVIDSHREFYLGHAKAEYRSKMNVTFNLPSDELLGKFVKEAAANELASLKGHRSIGGIRASIYNAMPREGVEALASFMTDFASKNG; encoded by the coding sequence ATGAATGCTACAGCGACCGATTCCAATGCAATCACCGGCCGCGTCTTTAATTTCTCGGCTGGCCCAGCTGCGATGCCCGCTCCGGTACTGAAACAGTTGCAGGAAGAATTGCTCTGCTTGCCCGGTGCCGGTGCCTCGCTAATGGAACTGAGTCACCGCGGTCAAGTGTTCACCGATATTTTACACGATGCGGAAGGCACGATTCGAGCTCTGTATGGCATCAGTGACGATTATGCGGTGCTTTTTCTGCAAGGCGGCGCCGCTTTGCAGTTCTCGATGATTCCGGCCAACCTGATCCGCGGCAATGGCAAGACCGCTCAATACCTCGTTACCGGATCATGGGCCAAGAAGGCGCTTGGCGAAGCCAAGAAAGAAGGCAACGTTGAAGTGATCTACGATGCGAAGGATTCGAATTACGATCACGTACCAAGTCCAAGTGATTACAAGGTTCGCGAGGATGCGGCGTATCTCTATCACTGCAGCAACGAAACGATCCAAGGGGTCCAGTTCGGTGAAGAACCCGCCTGTCCGGCAGGCGTACCCTTGGTCTGTGACGCATCCAGCGATCTGCTGTCGCGGCCGCTTGAAATCAACAAGTACGGCATCTTGTACGCTTGTGCTCAAAAGAACGCTGGACCTGCGGGAGTGACGGTGGTGATCATTCGCCGCGACCTGTTGGATCATGCGCCGGCCGATTTGGCGGGCTACATGACCTATAAGAACCATGCCGACAACGATTCGATGTGGAACACGCCACCGACCTTCGCCGTGTGGGCACTCGGCAAAGTTGCCCGTTGGTTGGCCGATGACATCGGTGGGCTCGAAGCGATGCAGAAGATCAACGAGCAGAAAGCCAAAAGGTTGTACGATGTGATCGATTCCCATCGCGAGTTCTACTTAGGCCACGCCAAAGCGGAGTATCGGTCGAAGATGAATGTGACGTTTAATTTGCCGAGCGATGAGTTGCTTGGCAAATTCGTGAAGGAAGCCGCGGCGAACGAGTTGGCTTCGCTAAAAGGCCACCGCAGCATCGGTGGTATTCGTGCCAGCATCTATAACGCAATGCCTCGTGAGGGGGTCGAAGCCTTGGCGAGTTTTATGACCGATTTTGCCAGCAAGAACGGTTAG
- the serA gene encoding phosphoglycerate dehydrogenase, translated as MHRILVLDDIAQEGIDILEAEANIEYEVRTGLSGEALRSALNEFDGAILRSGVKITAESLEGNTRMRALVRAGVGTDNIDKAASTRRGIVVMNTPAGNTVSTAEHAFALMLALSRNIPAASQSLVEGRWDRKKFMGKQVAGKTLGIVGMGRIGREIASRAIAFEMNVIAFDPFLTDEQAAAIGVNRVATVDEMLPQIDYLTVHTPLTPETKGLIGHAQLEKVKPGLRVVNAARGGIYDINALVEGLNSGKLGGVALDVYEKEPCTDNPLFGMPNVVCTPHLGASTEEAQTQVAVEGIHLLIKYLKTGEIRHSVNVASLDPKTLEELRGYLNVAHRIGLLAAQWHGGGIDQVSITYRGEIASKDTRVVNNALCAGLLERIVDDANIVNSEMLVRERGIELSEEKRHEKGAFSSSITVKVSGGGRTVTAGGAVLGQNMPRLIMLDGYRLESFLDGKLLVFAHNDVPGIIGRVGTIFGSHGVNIAQMAVGREGNAPGGPSIGVLSLDGEVPAEALAEIESIDAVTRVKTIDLPAVGEMPSWLS; from the coding sequence ATGCACCGTATCCTTGTTCTTGACGACATCGCCCAAGAAGGCATCGACATCCTCGAAGCGGAAGCGAACATCGAATACGAAGTTCGTACCGGATTGTCGGGCGAAGCCCTTCGTTCGGCGTTGAACGAATTCGATGGCGCCATTTTACGTAGCGGCGTAAAGATCACCGCCGAATCTCTTGAAGGTAACACCCGCATGCGTGCGCTGGTTCGCGCCGGAGTGGGAACGGACAACATTGACAAAGCCGCTTCGACTCGTCGTGGCATCGTCGTGATGAACACGCCGGCTGGAAACACGGTCAGCACGGCCGAACATGCCTTTGCTTTGATGTTAGCGCTCAGCCGTAACATCCCCGCAGCAAGCCAGAGTCTGGTCGAAGGACGTTGGGACCGCAAAAAGTTCATGGGCAAACAAGTCGCCGGCAAGACGCTGGGCATCGTCGGTATGGGACGAATCGGCCGCGAAATCGCATCGCGGGCGATCGCGTTCGAGATGAATGTCATCGCGTTCGACCCGTTCTTGACCGATGAACAGGCAGCTGCGATTGGGGTCAATCGAGTCGCGACGGTCGATGAGATGTTGCCACAAATCGACTACCTGACCGTTCACACACCGCTGACGCCTGAAACCAAAGGGTTGATCGGTCACGCCCAACTCGAAAAGGTCAAACCAGGACTTCGCGTGGTCAACGCCGCTCGCGGTGGCATCTACGACATCAATGCTCTCGTCGAAGGACTGAACAGTGGAAAACTTGGAGGCGTGGCGCTGGATGTCTACGAGAAGGAACCCTGCACCGACAATCCACTCTTCGGCATGCCCAATGTCGTCTGCACCCCGCACCTCGGTGCGAGTACCGAGGAAGCGCAAACTCAGGTTGCGGTCGAAGGCATCCACTTGTTGATCAAGTACTTGAAGACCGGTGAGATTCGCCATAGCGTCAATGTCGCCTCGCTCGACCCCAAAACCCTCGAAGAGCTTCGCGGCTACTTGAATGTGGCTCATCGAATTGGATTGCTGGCGGCCCAATGGCACGGTGGCGGAATCGATCAGGTGTCGATCACGTATCGTGGTGAGATCGCGTCGAAGGACACTCGCGTTGTGAACAATGCACTCTGTGCCGGTCTGCTTGAGCGAATTGTCGACGATGCGAACATCGTGAATTCGGAAATGCTCGTTCGCGAGAGAGGAATCGAGTTGAGCGAAGAAAAACGCCACGAAAAAGGCGCGTTTTCTTCGAGCATCACGGTCAAGGTATCCGGTGGTGGTCGAACGGTAACCGCAGGCGGTGCGGTGTTGGGCCAGAACATGCCACGATTGATCATGCTTGATGGATACCGGCTGGAGTCGTTTCTGGATGGCAAACTGTTGGTTTTCGCCCACAACGACGTCCCGGGCATCATCGGCCGCGTCGGAACGATCTTCGGCAGCCATGGGGTCAACATCGCTCAAATGGCTGTCGGTCGCGAAGGCAACGCGCCCGGTGGGCCTTCGATTGGCGTGTTGAGTCTCGATGGTGAGGTACCCGCCGAAGCGTTGGCGGAAATCGAGAGCATCGACGCGGTCACGCGAGTCAAAACGATCGACTTGCCTGCGGTCGGTGAGATGCCCAGCTGGTTGTCCTAG